A region from the Variovorax paradoxus genome encodes:
- a CDS encoding LysR family transcriptional regulator — MQVKAKAQNSAPGTRNRAVLGQLSDMDLRLLKVFKSVVDCGGMAAAELELNIGTSTVSRHVKDLETRLGLVLCRRGRAGFALTAEGQRVYDETLRLLASVDAFRGSIDDIHNRMGGQLDVALFDKTATNPKARIGEAIARFTEMAPEVQLAVHVGSINAIEQGVLEGHFQIGIIPAHRASKSLVYADLFDETMLLYCGKGHPLFEANNARLTWARLREHHFAGLGYHSPNMELSHRAKLSRKATGFDQEAIATLILSGRFLGFLPDHYAQVFEQRGLMKAVLPARFNYVCRFVSLLRRSPKPSRAVLAFQECLEKAHA, encoded by the coding sequence ATGCAAGTAAAGGCGAAAGCCCAAAACAGTGCCCCGGGCACCCGGAACCGCGCCGTTCTGGGGCAGCTCAGCGACATGGACCTGCGCCTGCTCAAGGTGTTCAAGAGCGTGGTCGACTGCGGCGGCATGGCGGCGGCCGAGCTGGAGCTGAACATCGGCACCTCCACCGTGAGCCGGCATGTGAAAGACCTGGAGACGCGGCTCGGCCTCGTGCTGTGCCGGCGCGGCCGCGCGGGCTTCGCGCTCACCGCCGAGGGCCAGCGCGTGTACGACGAGACGCTGCGGCTGCTGGCCTCGGTCGATGCCTTTCGCGGCAGCATCGACGACATCCACAACCGCATGGGCGGCCAGCTCGACGTGGCGCTGTTCGACAAGACGGCCACCAATCCGAAGGCGCGCATCGGCGAAGCCATTGCGCGCTTCACCGAGATGGCGCCCGAAGTGCAGCTGGCGGTGCACGTAGGCTCCATCAACGCCATCGAGCAGGGCGTGCTGGAGGGCCATTTCCAGATCGGCATCATCCCGGCGCACCGCGCCTCGAAGAGCCTGGTGTATGCCGACCTGTTCGACGAGACGATGCTGCTTTACTGCGGCAAGGGACATCCGCTCTTCGAGGCTAACAACGCAAGGCTCACATGGGCCAGGCTGCGCGAGCATCACTTCGCGGGCCTGGGCTACCACTCGCCCAACATGGAACTGAGCCACCGCGCCAAGCTGTCGCGCAAGGCCACGGGCTTCGACCAGGAGGCGATTGCCACGCTGATTCTGTCGGGGCGATTCCTGGGCTTTTTGCCTGACCACTATGCGCAGGTGTTCGAGCAGCGTGGGCTCATGAAGGCAGTGCTGCCGGCGCGGTTCAACTATGTGTGCCGGTTCGTGAGCTTGCTGCGGCGGTCGCCTAAACCTTCTCGGGCTGTGTTGGCGTTTCAGGAGTGTCTGGAGAAGGCGCATGCCTGA
- a CDS encoding aspartate aminotransferase family protein: protein MTLATPAIEPTPALRTDAAWLDAHWMPYTANRSFKADPRLIVEAKGAYFTDGDGRKIFDGLSGLWCSGLGHGRPEITEAVSRQIAKLDYSPAFQFGHPLSFELANKIKELTPAGLDYVFFTGSGSEAADTSLKMARAYWRTKGLASKTRLIGREKGYHGVNFGGISVGGIAANRKLFGQGVEADHLPHTQIAANAFTRGMSENGAELADRLLDLIALHDASNIAAVIVEPFAGSAGVVIPPKGYLKRLRDICTANNILLIFDEVITGFGRCGALTGAEAFGVTPDIMNIAKQVTNGAQPLGAVIASKEIYDTFMAAGGPDYMLEFPHGYTYGAHPVACAAGIAALDVLQKDDMIGRVQALAPHFENAVHSLKGSKHVTDIRNYGLAAGLTIAALPGEPARRPYEIAMNCWKKGFYVRYGGDTIQLAPPFIAEKAEIDRLVNALGDALAETA from the coding sequence ATGACCCTTGCAACGCCCGCCATCGAACCGACGCCCGCCCTGCGCACCGACGCCGCCTGGCTCGACGCGCACTGGATGCCCTACACCGCCAACCGCAGCTTCAAGGCCGATCCGCGCCTGATCGTGGAGGCCAAGGGCGCCTACTTCACCGATGGCGACGGCCGCAAGATCTTCGACGGCCTCTCGGGCTTGTGGTGCTCGGGCCTGGGCCACGGCCGCCCCGAGATCACCGAAGCGGTGAGCCGCCAGATCGCGAAGCTCGACTACTCGCCCGCCTTCCAGTTCGGCCATCCGCTCTCGTTCGAGCTGGCCAACAAGATCAAGGAGCTCACGCCCGCGGGCCTGGACTACGTGTTCTTCACCGGCTCGGGCTCCGAAGCCGCCGACACCTCGCTGAAGATGGCGCGCGCCTACTGGCGCACCAAGGGCCTCGCCAGCAAGACACGCCTGATCGGCCGCGAGAAGGGCTACCACGGCGTCAACTTCGGCGGCATCTCGGTGGGCGGCATCGCGGCCAACCGCAAGCTGTTCGGCCAGGGCGTCGAAGCGGACCACCTGCCGCACACGCAGATTGCGGCCAATGCCTTCACGCGCGGCATGTCCGAGAACGGCGCCGAACTGGCCGACCGCCTGCTCGACCTGATCGCGCTGCACGACGCCTCGAACATCGCAGCCGTGATCGTCGAACCCTTCGCGGGCTCGGCCGGCGTGGTGATTCCGCCCAAGGGCTACCTGAAGCGCCTGCGCGACATCTGCACCGCGAACAACATCCTCTTGATCTTTGATGAAGTGATCACCGGTTTCGGCCGCTGCGGCGCGCTCACGGGCGCTGAAGCCTTCGGCGTGACGCCCGACATCATGAACATCGCCAAGCAGGTGACCAACGGCGCACAGCCACTGGGCGCGGTGATTGCCAGCAAGGAGATCTACGACACCTTCATGGCGGCGGGCGGGCCCGACTACATGCTCGAATTCCCGCACGGCTACACCTACGGCGCGCACCCGGTGGCCTGCGCCGCCGGCATCGCGGCGCTCGACGTGCTGCAGAAGGATGACATGATCGGCCGCGTGCAGGCGCTCGCGCCGCACTTCGAGAACGCGGTGCACAGCCTCAAGGGCAGCAAGCACGTGACGGACATCCGCAACTACGGCCTGGCCGCGGGCCTGACGATTGCCGCGCTGCCGGGCGAGCCGGCACGCCGCCCCTACGAGATCGCGATGAACTGCTGGAAGAAGGGCTTCTACGTGCGCTACGGCGGCGACACGATCCAACTCGCGCCGCCCTTCATCGCCGAGAAGGCGGAGATCGACCGCCTCGTCAACGCGCTGGGCGACGCACTGGCCGAAACGGCATAG
- a CDS encoding FadR/GntR family transcriptional regulator, with amino-acid sequence MKSTQDAMTFGHTRAKRQKLSDVIVEEVKRWIVAERKQPGDRLPNEKELIELFGYSKSTVREALKALEVRGLVSIRTGPGGGAYLQQVSVDHASEPLRNFLHFHHLDGHHIYQLRKVLEPELAVSVVGKLTPEHFERLEANVRLCTIEPTNEDELRTQREAELAFHTMLAEACPNPVLSFMCRFLNDLLRDLVVYKKALDHHHFGEANVDYHTQLLAAYRREDADTVRRLMAEHMVDAEAHMHEMEAHIGAKHLLLPSGQR; translated from the coding sequence ATGAAATCGACGCAGGACGCCATGACCTTCGGGCACACCCGCGCCAAGCGGCAGAAGCTCTCCGACGTCATCGTCGAGGAGGTCAAGCGCTGGATCGTGGCCGAGCGCAAGCAGCCCGGCGACCGGCTGCCGAACGAGAAGGAGCTGATCGAGCTCTTCGGCTATTCGAAGAGCACGGTGCGCGAGGCGTTGAAGGCGCTGGAGGTGCGCGGGCTGGTCTCGATCCGCACCGGCCCCGGCGGCGGGGCCTACCTGCAGCAGGTGTCGGTCGACCATGCGTCGGAGCCGCTGCGCAACTTCCTGCACTTTCACCATCTGGACGGGCACCACATCTACCAGCTGCGCAAGGTACTGGAGCCCGAGCTGGCCGTGAGCGTGGTCGGCAAGCTGACGCCCGAGCATTTCGAGCGGCTCGAGGCCAACGTGCGCCTTTGCACGATAGAGCCCACCAACGAGGACGAGCTGCGCACCCAGCGCGAGGCCGAGCTCGCGTTTCACACCATGTTGGCCGAGGCCTGCCCCAATCCGGTGCTCTCATTCATGTGCCGCTTCCTCAACGACCTGCTGCGCGACCTCGTGGTCTACAAGAAGGCGCTGGACCATCACCACTTCGGCGAAGCCAATGTCGACTATCACACGCAGTTGCTGGCCGCATACCGCCGTGAAGACGCCGACACCGTGCGACGGTTGATGGCCGAGCACATGGTCGATGCCGAGGCGCACATGCACGAGATGGAGGCGCACATCGGGGCCAAGCATCTGTTGCTGCCTAGTGGGCAGCGGTAG